The following are from one region of the Candidatus Lokiarchaeota archaeon genome:
- a CDS encoding NADP-binding protein: protein MVDVIQYGFGSQGRWATEIILEKENLSLAGVIDIDENILGKDAGLILGLEEIGIPVSRVEDIIEEI, encoded by the coding sequence ATGGTAGACGTTATTCAATACGGTTTTGGCTCCCAAGGTAGATGGGCAACAGAGATAATATTGGAGAAAGAGAATCTCAGTCTGGCAGGTGTTATTGATATTGATGAGAATATCCTTGGAAAAGATGCTGGACTCATTCTTGGATTGGAAGAAATAGGAATACCAGTTTCTCGTGTTGAAGATATTATCGAAGAAATT